Within the Deltaproteobacteria bacterium genome, the region GGGAATAAAAGTTTGGCGCAATCGAGCAGGCGAGGGTGCCGATCGTGAATGCAAAATAACTGACGAGCAGTGCTTTTTTTCGGTCAAAGCGATCCAAAAAAAACGCTCCGGCGAAGCCAGCCGCACCAGCAGCAAAATTGTAAGCCGCTACTAGCAAGCCAAAATCCAGCGGTTCGATTTCAAAAATCCGCATGAGTTTGGAGCCCAGTGGCATCAAAATCATGAAATCCATGATGTGGGTGAACTGAACTCCGGCAAGCAACAGCAGCAGAAGCAGCTCTTTCCGCGTTAGTGGCTCGAGCGCGATCTTTTTCGATGCTGGGCTGTGAGTCGATGGCGATTGGCTGATTTGAAACCTCGAGGTTCCTGCTGACTAATAGGCTAAAAACTTCGAGATTTCGGCTGACGCAGCTTTAATTTCGCCGAGTCCGTCGAGATGACCACCCTCTGTTTCAAGTAGGTGGGTGTTCACTTCGAGGCCAAGCTCTCGAAGAGAAGTTATCCCTCGTTCGGCGTACTCAGGGAAGAGTAAGAGATCGCACTTGGCAGGAATCCACAAAATTCTAGCCTTCAGTCGGTCCTTCAACGGAGTTAGGTCGAAAAGCTGAACCGCTTTTGCGATGCGAAGAAAGCTATTTGCATCTGCGATTTGCGCCCTTGATTGCGCAGTGACTGCCAGTGCGTTCTCTACGGAGAACATGTTTGCCAGGTGATTTTCAGGAGGAGTGTCGGAACTTGCGGCACGACGCGCGAAAGCGCGGTTGGCCCATTGAGGCGACAAAGCGGTCAGGGTGACGAGTTCAAATGCAGCCGCAAGTCCTGCCTGCGGCGGGTTCAGGGGATCGTAGAACCCATTTTTGAATTTGGGGTCCAGATAGATTGGCGCACACCACTGCCGAAGAAGGCCGATCAGATACGGTTCAGTGTGGAGGCCTCCGCCGATAACACCAATCACGCGCCGCACGTAATCTGGAAATCGTGCGGCCCACTCGAGTGCTTGCATTGACCCCATTGATGGTCCCGCCACAGCGAACAAACTTGGAAGTTCGAGGTAGCGGCAAAGAGCATACTGCGAACGTACGAAGTCACCGATCGTGACGAGTGGAAAATCTCCAAGATAGGGCTTCCCGGTTTCGTGATTGATCGACAGCGGACCAGTCGTAAACACCATGGGATTTCCAGTGTTGATGTTCGAAATGCAATCCACTGCAATGACGAAGAAGCGGTCAGTATCGATGGCTTTTCCGGGTCCAATAATCGAATCCCAATAGCCGGGCTCCACGTCGGATTCGTGATAGCGGCCGGCCGCGTGCGAGGTGCCGGTGAAATAGTGCGCGATTAAAATCGCATTGTCGCGTTTAGCATTCAAATGACCGTAGGTCTCATAGCCGATTTGAACGTTCCTCAGGACGCTTCCGGATTCTAGTTCAAACTCAGGTAGAGTAAAAACTCGTTTTACCACTACGGTTTGCGCAGTGAAGCGGGCTTCATTTGCGTCGGGGGGATCGTATGAGACCGATCCGCCCATGGCGATTGAAATGGTCGGAACATCTGGGTGACGTGACATGCGGAATGCAGTTAAGACAGCCATCCGCGTTTGTCACGAATCTCTGATTTTGGAGGATGAAATGAGCAGTTCGACAACACCCCACGTCTTAATTACAGGTTCAACGAGTGGAATCGGCTGGGGATTGGCCAAAGGATTTGCGGCAAAAGGCTACAGTGTCACCATCAACGGCCTCGGCGAAGCAGCGGCAATTGAAAAACTCCTCGTTGAATTAAAATCTAGTTACGGAATTAAGGCGTGGTACTCGAATGCGAATATGGCAAAGCCAGCCGAAGTGCGCCAGATGATTTTGGACGCAGAGGCGACTGCTGGTGGCCTTGAAGTATTGATCAACAACGCAGGAATTCAACACGTGGCAGCAGTTGAGGATTTTCCAGAAGAGAAATGGGACGCCATTTTGGCAATTAATCTGTCGAGTGCTTTTCATTCAACCAAGGCTGCAATTCCGGGGATGAAGAAGCGAGGCTTTGGGCGATTGATCAATGTTGCTTCCGTCCATGGACTTGTGGCGTCTCCGTTTAAATCGGCTTACGTGGCGGCGAAACATGGAATCATCGGGTTAACTAAATCCATAGCGCTGGAGCTAGCGGACACACCGCTGACCTGCAATGCGATTTGCCCCGGTTATGTTCGAACGCCATTGGTCGATGGTCAAATCGCGCAACAGGCAGCGGCCCATGGAATATCTGAAGAACGCGTCATCAGAGATGTGATTTTAGCGGCACAGCCAAAGAAGGAATTCATCGAAATTGAAGCACTATCAGACGTGGCCCTTTTGCTCGCAGGCCCTTCTGGTCGCGCCATCACAGGGATCGCAATGACCCTCGACGGCGGCTGGACCGCCCGATAGTCGAGCGGCTAAGTCTGGTTTTCTAGCTAATGAATCAGACTGAGACACATCAAGTCTAAAGACTTTGCGAATCGATTCAGCCAGGAGCCATTTCCGACGATGAGAAATATTGGAGGAAGCGTGTATGTCCAGTGCTCCTGGTGGATCGCGTACAATTAAAAAGGGTGAAGTGATTTTCAAGGAAGGGGACAAGGTGCAAAACCTTTTTCTCGTTCAGTCGGGTCAAGTTGCCGTTCAAATCGTGCGTGGTAGGCCAATCGATCTTTTCAACATCGGTCCCAATCAGGTTCTGGGAGATTACATTTTAACGGGAATTTCCACTCATCCGTTCCATGCCGTCGCGACTGCAGAAACCAAAGTGCTTGAATTGCCTTTGGAAGCCGTCAAGGCACAGGTTGAAGCTTGCCCGCAGGTCGTTAAGCTGCTGACAAAGTCCTCTCTGGATCGACTTAAAGGTCTGCAAAACGAATTGAAGTCAGTTCGTCTAGAGCGCGACAGTCAGGCCTGTCCTCCAGATCAGTTGGCGAAAATTTTCGCAACTGTTTACCACGTCTCACGATACAAAGGTGAAGTGAAGAAGGACGGTTCACTGGAAGTGTCCTGGCATTTGATGAAGCAGTATGCGCAGCGCCTATTTTTAGAATCTCCTAAGCGCTTAGAGGCCGCGGTAAAAATATTTGTGAAGCTGAAACTAGCTTCCCTCACGATGCAGAAAAACGCCGAGGATCCGGAAGCGCCTGAGGAAATAGCGTCGGTCACGTTCAAAAACGTTGAGATCGTTGAGTGGGTTTCAGAACATTGGCAATACTACTATTTTAAAGGCGGGAAAACCGAGCTTTTGAAAACTGACGAAAAGGTTATGCAGGTCGTAGCAGCGCTGGTGGCATACGGCGCCGAGCTTGAAGCTGATAGAAATGGAGCGGTTCGAATTGAGTTCTCGCAAATCGTCGAACGCTTCAAAAGCGAAAGCGGCATAACGTTGAACGCTGATTTTTTCGGCGTCATCGAAAACAAAGGTTTATTCGTCAAACGAGTTTCCACCGACAAGGGTGTTCTTATCCAATTCGAATATAAGGAATTCGCGCGCTGGAGTCAGATATGGACCGTGTTGAAGGAAATCGAAAAGTGGAATGAAAAAGGCACTGTCGACCCTGATGAGCTCGCCTTCGATCCACGAAAGTTTCAAAAAGCTGCGGCAGGCAATCACTGTCCCAGCTGCGGGCACGGGTATGAAGGTGCTCCAAAATTTTGTGGTGAGTGCGGACAAAAGCTCACCGTCGCGGCTTAACGGTAGCGAAATTTAGAACTGCTTTCTTTTCGTGTTTCCGACAACTACATTTTCCCTAGCATCTGATTGCGGATCTCTTCCATTCGCTTGCGATTGACGTTCCAGTCACTATAGCCGACGCGCGAAGCACTGCGAAATTGAAGAGTTTTTGTTTGTTCATCAAACAAGAACTCAATATCGTCTACAAAGCGCATCACAGCGGTTCGAAATTCGACGTGCAAATAGACCCCATCTTCTTTGCGAATATCGGTTCTTGGCATTTTATTTAAAACTGCCCGCAGAGCCTCTTTCGCCTCCGGTAGCGGTTTGGAATAGGTAAAGGGAACGATCAGCTGTTCGCGATCAGTTGCCTGTGTCGAAACACAGTTAGGCTTGTCGGGGCAAGGTGCAAGTCGCCCTCCGAGGTAAGTGGAATCACTGGGGCCAAGCCGATTATCCCAATTAGAAAACACGCTACATCCGGTGGATGCAGCGAGCGTAGAGACCGAAATAAGAACCGCTTTTGTAGTATGGAAAATTTTTATCATTGCTCGAAACCCTGCCATCATTTTGGATTTAGATAAATCTCTAAGTACTGTTCCAAGTACAATTGTAACCGGCGCTCCAACCAGCGCGTGGAAGAACCGCCAAACAAAAGCTCGCGATCGACGAACCCCATGTGGCCTCCGTGTGTCTGGCGATCAAGTACGAAACATTCGACGTCGAATTTGTATAGCTCCTCGGCGAGATCACCAAGACCGTGAGTGATGGGATCGTCCTCAGATGTCAACACGACTAAAGGTACAATTTGTTGGCCAAGTACTTGGCAACTGGAAGCGCGTCGGTAGTAGTCCATATGATCTGAGAACCCGCCTGCGGGTCCTGTGTACAGTCGGTCGAAATCAACAACTGAGTTCCAAGGCCGGAGATCGCGTAACGCGTTCGCGGCGAGATTTTGTAAAAGTACAGAATTAGGATTTTTCGGATCAATGCGGATCGATTCTCGATCTTTCAAGCATTCAATTAAATCAAACATAAATCGTTGTCCGTAAAGCCGCGAGCCATTCTGGCTGAGCCGCTGCGCGCTTTTATAGAGATCAAGCGGCGGGTTCACCGCAATGATGAAATCCGGAAGGTCGCCGTGAAACTGCTCATTGATCGCAGACCTTGAGAAAGCAGTGGTTGATTCGGAAGGAATGACTCCGGCACTCAATAAGATCGACGCGTTTCCGCTGAGGCTATAGCCGATAATGATTTGCGC harbors:
- a CDS encoding homoserine O-acetyltransferase, with product MSRHPDVPTISIAMGGSVSYDPPDANEARFTAQTVVVKRVFTLPEFELESGSVLRNVQIGYETYGHLNAKRDNAILIAHYFTGTSHAAGRYHESDVEPGYWDSIIGPGKAIDTDRFFVIAVDCISNINTGNPMVFTTGPLSINHETGKPYLGDFPLVTIGDFVRSQYALCRYLELPSLFAVAGPSMGSMQALEWAARFPDYVRRVIGVIGGGLHTEPYLIGLLRQWCAPIYLDPKFKNGFYDPLNPPQAGLAAAFELVTLTALSPQWANRAFARRAASSDTPPENHLANMFSVENALAVTAQSRAQIADANSFLRIAKAVQLFDLTPLKDRLKARILWIPAKCDLLLFPEYAERGITSLRELGLEVNTHLLETEGGHLDGLGEIKAASAEISKFLAY
- a CDS encoding 3-hydroxybutyrate dehydrogenase, with the translated sequence MSSSTTPHVLITGSTSGIGWGLAKGFAAKGYSVTINGLGEAAAIEKLLVELKSSYGIKAWYSNANMAKPAEVRQMILDAEATAGGLEVLINNAGIQHVAAVEDFPEEKWDAILAINLSSAFHSTKAAIPGMKKRGFGRLINVASVHGLVASPFKSAYVAAKHGIIGLTKSIALELADTPLTCNAICPGYVRTPLVDGQIAQQAAAHGISEERVIRDVILAAQPKKEFIEIEALSDVALLLAGPSGRAITGIAMTLDGGWTAR
- a CDS encoding Crp/Fnr family transcriptional regulator encodes the protein MSSAPGGSRTIKKGEVIFKEGDKVQNLFLVQSGQVAVQIVRGRPIDLFNIGPNQVLGDYILTGISTHPFHAVATAETKVLELPLEAVKAQVEACPQVVKLLTKSSLDRLKGLQNELKSVRLERDSQACPPDQLAKIFATVYHVSRYKGEVKKDGSLEVSWHLMKQYAQRLFLESPKRLEAAVKIFVKLKLASLTMQKNAEDPEAPEEIASVTFKNVEIVEWVSEHWQYYYFKGGKTELLKTDEKVMQVVAALVAYGAELEADRNGAVRIEFSQIVERFKSESGITLNADFFGVIENKGLFVKRVSTDKGVLIQFEYKEFARWSQIWTVLKEIEKWNEKGTVDPDELAFDPRKFQKAAAGNHCPSCGHGYEGAPKFCGECGQKLTVAA
- a CDS encoding DUF1499 domain-containing protein; the protein is MIKIFHTTKAVLISVSTLAASTGCSVFSNWDNRLGPSDSTYLGGRLAPCPDKPNCVSTQATDREQLIVPFTYSKPLPEAKEALRAVLNKMPRTDIRKEDGVYLHVEFRTAVMRFVDDIEFLFDEQTKTLQFRSASRVGYSDWNVNRKRMEEIRNQMLGKM